In Campylobacter sp. VBCF_01 NA2, one DNA window encodes the following:
- a CDS encoding nitrilase-related carbon-nitrogen hydrolase, whose protein sequence is MKIALAQIKSEILKFKQNLSNARNLTSQARDCDIIVLPETFLSGFAPEIFSEILPEQNEKAREFLREISAQKVAIAGLALNENGEIYNRALVYQNGREIYHYDKIFLFSNSGENKFVRAGDKFGLCEILHDEKPVKIGLAICYDLRFGEIFRYLAKNGAQIIFVIAQFPHSRIEHFRTLARARAIEAQCFLVALNSASGGHSCVISPEGEILCELGVEQESEICGINLAQISLVRAQMDILKDERKEILKEIL, encoded by the coding sequence TTAAAAGCGAAATTTTAAAATTCAAGCAAAATTTATCCAATGCGCGAAATTTGACTTCGCAGGCGAGGGATTGCGATATTATCGTGCTTCCTGAGACATTTTTAAGCGGATTTGCGCCTGAAATTTTTAGCGAAATTTTGCCAGAGCAAAACGAAAAAGCGCGCGAATTTTTACGCGAAATTTCAGCGCAAAAAGTCGCAATCGCTGGGCTAGCACTGAACGAAAATGGCGAAATTTACAACCGTGCCTTGGTGTATCAAAACGGGCGTGAAATTTATCATTACGATAAAATTTTTCTTTTTTCAAATTCAGGTGAAAATAAATTTGTCCGCGCTGGCGATAAATTCGGGCTTTGTGAAATTTTGCATGATGAAAAACCCGTAAAAATCGGACTTGCGATTTGCTATGATTTGCGATTTGGCGAAATTTTCCGTTACCTTGCCAAAAATGGCGCGCAAATTATCTTTGTCATCGCGCAGTTTCCGCACTCTCGCATAGAGCATTTCCGCACTCTCGCGCGGGCTAGGGCGATTGAGGCGCAGTGTTTTTTAGTAGCCCTAAATAGCGCCTCTGGCGGGCATTCGTGCGTGATTAGCCCTGAGGGAGAGATTTTGTGCGAGCTTGGAGTGGAGCAAGAAAGTGAAATTTGCGGTATTAATCTAGCCCAAATTTCGCTAGTTCGGGCGCAAATGGATATTTTAAAAGATGAGCGAAAAGAGATTTTAAAGGAGATTTTATGA